A stretch of DNA from Methylobacterium sp. CB376:
GAGGCGCGCGGCCGCCGCACCGGCGGTGGGGCGTGGATCCGCACGCATCCCGGCACGACGCGGATATGCGCCGGCGTCCGGGTGGTGATCTCGCCGTCGGTGTTCACCGGACGGGGCTTGCGCGTGTGCAGGACCACCTCGGTGGTCTGGAAGGCGCGCACGTCCGCGGCCTTCCCCTGCGTGCCGCGCCGCAGGGCCGGCAGCAGCAGCAGGAGCCGCCACCAATGCTCGACCTCCAGGCTGTAGAAGTTGAGCAGCCCGTCATCGACGCTGGCATGCTCCTCGACGGTCATCCCGCCGCCGTAATGCCGGCCGTTGCCGACCGAGACCTGGATGGTGCGCACGGTCTCGGTGACTCCGTCGTGCTCGATGCGCACGGTGAAGGGCCGCGCCCGGCGCAGCAGCCGGAAGGCCGCGAGCGCGTAGCCGAGGGTGCCGAAGCGCCGCTTCAGGTCGGCGGTGAGCGCGCCCGCGAGATCGGCCGAGAAGCCGACGCTCGCGACGTTGAAGAAGTAGTGGCCGTTGACGCAGCCGAGGTCGATGGCCCGCGACGGCACGGTCGCGATCACCCGCGCCGCCTCGACCGGATCGAGGGGCAGGTCGAGGCTGCGCGCGAGGTCGTTCGCGGTGCCCAGCGGCAGGATCCCGAAGGGAAGGCGGCGCTCCGCCAGGGCCTGCGCGGCCGCGTTGAGCGTGCCGTCGCCCCCGCCCAGGATGACGAGGTCGATCGCGTCGGACGCCTCGCGGATGAGGTCGCGGCAGTCGCGATCGGGGGAGGGCGGCGTCACCGCCTCGATCCCGCCGCGCCTCAGCTCCGCCCTGACCGCCCCGAGGTCGAGCTGGCCGTTGCGCGCCTTGGCGTTCACCACGAGGAGCGCCCGGCGCAGGCGATCAGGGCCGGCCATCGGCGCCTCCGCGGTGACACCGGCGCGGGTCATCGAAACATGGGCCGCTCACGGCGAGCGCCCTCCCGTGCGATCGTGCCGCGTCAGCACAAAGGCAGAGAAGGGGTCCGACATCACGGTCGACGCCTCGACCGCCAGAGGGGCCCGGACCCGGGTTCCTCCACAGGTGGGGTTGTGCATCGCGTTGACAAGCCCCAGCGCCACGCTTCCGCGACTGGCGAAACCTTCCGGGAACCGTCACCGTATCCTGCGACGTTTTCGTGTCGACCTCGTCTGTCCGGGTGCCGCCATGCCTGCCCCCCGCCCTTCGGCCCTCCTCGCCGGCCTTCTCCTGAACGCGGCCGCGCTCGCCGCGCCCGCCTGCGCCCAGCAGGCCAAGCCGAGCTGGGTGGATCCGCCCTCCAAGGCCGAATCCCCCAAGGCGGATGCCCCCGCCAGCGCGGCGTCCGGCCAAGCGGCGGGGAAGGCTGCACCGGCCAAGCCGGTCGCCGGGGCCGAGAGGGCGGGCCCGTCGCGCAAGAGCGCCGCCGCGGCCGAGCCGGCCAAGCCCGCGCGCCGGATCGCGCAGGAGGCGCGGCCGGCCGAGCCCGCCGCCCGGCGCGCCCGGGCCGAGGCCGCCCCGCGGCGCGAGGCGCCGCACCGGCCCGTTCGCCTCGCCATCCGGCCGCAGCCCCGGCCCGAGCCCGCAGCCCCGGCCGCGCCCGCCTCGGACAGCCGCGTCTACGGCTGGGCCGTGGCCGCCCAGGACCTGACGCAGGACTATTTCGCGACCCTGTCGCAGCCCAACCGCGTCTCCCTCGGCACGCAGACGCGGTTCTACGCGGACCGGGTCGTGTTCCACGGCCGGCCGATGACCCTGGCGGCGGTGATCGCGGAGAAGCAGCGCTTCTTCGCCCGCTGGCCGGAGCGCCGCTATCGGGCGCGGCCGGATTCCATGCGCACCGCCTGCAACGCCGGGATCGCCACGTGCCAGGTCGACAGCATGGTCGATTTCATGGCGATCAATCCCGAGCGCGGCGCCCGCTCGCAGGGCACCGTCGCGGTGCGGATGGCGGTGAGCTTCGCGGGCGGGCGGCCGGTCATCGTCGCCGAGACGAGCCGCGTCCTGTCGCGCGAGCGCGTCGCCGCCGCCGGGGAGTGAGCGCGTCTGCGCAACCCACCGCATCGGCCGCGCCCTGTCGCGCCGCGGCCGATGCGGTAGGATCGCGCGGCCGCGCCTTTCCCGGTCGAACCGGCTTGGAATGCGGCGGAAATCCGGGGTAGACGGACGGTCATGACGTCGCGTGAGAAGGTGCAGGCCTTGATCCGGGCCGAGATCGATCGGCAACGGCCCGTCGAGGTGGCCCGGCGCACGCTCGAACTCCTGGCCGAATCCTCGGTCCGCGCGATCGACGCGGCGCCCGGCTACCGGATCGTGGGCCGGGACGGCGCGCCGCGCATGCGGCGCGGGGAGGGGGCGGAGGTCCCGCTCACCCTGGCGGACCTGTTCGACGAATTGCGCCGCCAGCATCCCTCGCTGTTCCTGGCCGGGCCGGCCGCGCCACCGCCGATGGCCGTTGCGGCGCCCCCGCCGGCCGAGGCCGCGCCGGTCGCGTCGCCGCTCCCCGAGATGCCGCGCATGCCGGCGGCGGTCAGCCGCGACTGGATCAGGCTCACCCCGGAAGAGGGCGAGGCGGGACCGGCGCCGTCCGCCCCCTCCGCCGAGCCGGCCCCGGCCCCAACTCCGGCCCCAACTCCGGCCCCAACTCCGGCCTCTGGGCCGGCGTCGCCGCGTCCCGCCCCATTCTGGCGCCGGGGCGCCGCGCGCCTGGGGAATTGGGTGGCGGCGCGGGCCCGCGCCCGGGCGGAGCGCCGAGGCGCGGCCCGCCTTCCCGCCCCGGCGCCGCCCGCGCCGGCGGGCGAGGGGCTCAAGCCCGCGGTCGCCCGCCCGACCATGCAGGTGCGCCGCCGGCGCGGGCGCGGGCCGCTCTACGCTGCCCTCGGCCTTCTCCTCGCGGCCGGCGCCGGCGCGTGGCTCTATTCCGGCGGGGATTCCGCGCCCTCGCCGCCGGCGGGCGGCGCGCCCTCCTCGAACGCGGCCCGGCGCACCACCACGGAGGCGAAGATCGCCGCCAATGCGCGCCGGGAGCCCGGCGAGACCGGCACGCTGGTTCCGGGGGAGGGCGCCGCCCCGAAGCCGACGTCGTCCCTCGCCGGGGTGGCCGAGGTCGTCGACACCGCGACCCTGCGGCTCGGCGGCCGGACGCTGCGCCTGTTCGGCGTCGAGACCGCGAAGGGGGCGCAGCCCGAGGACCTCGCCACCTATCTCGCCGGGCGGCCGGTGGCCTGCCAGGCATCGGCGGGCGGGGCGAGCTATCTCTGCAGCGTGGACGGGCACGACCTGTCGGAGGTGGTGCTCTACAATGGCGGCGGGCGCGCCACTGCCGAGGCGACCTCCGACCTCCTCGAGGCCGAGCGCCACGCGCGCACCGAGAAGCTCGGCATCTGGCGCAAGTAGCGGCGCGAGGCCGGCGGGTCGCCTCACGGCGCGCCCTGCATGATCCGCCGCGCCGCCCCGTCGAGCGCGCGCAGGCCGAGCACCAGGTCCGACTCGGCGGTGTCCTCGGCCCAGTGATGGCTGATCCCCCCGATCGAGGGCACGAACAGCATCGCGGCCGGCATCGCCCGGGCCATGTTCTGCGCGTCGTGCCCGGCCCCGGACGGCATCGTCCGCCAGCCGCCCGGGCAGACCTCCTCCGCCGCCTCCGAGAGGGCCCGCATCAGGCCCGGATCGCAGGCGGCCGGGACCGCGCGGGAGACCGTCACCAGTTCGACCGCGCAGCGCTCGCGCCGGTTGCTCTCGCGGATCAGCGCCCGCAGCTCCGCCTCCATCCGCTCCAGCACCGCGGTCGAGACGTCGCGGAACTGGAACAGCACCTCCGCCCGCCCCGGGATGATGCTGGGCGCCCCCGGATCGAGGGCGATGCGCCCGGTGGTCCAGGTGCTGGCCTCGCCGCAGACGCGCGGGAAGGCGGCGTCGATGGCCGCGAGCAGGCGCACGGCGGTGAGCCCCGCGTCGCGGCGCTCGGCCATGGTGGTGCCGCCCGCGTGGTCCTGCCGGCCCTCGACGACGATCCGGTACTGCCAGATCGCCACGATCCCGGTGACGATGCCGAGATGAAGGCCGGCCCTCTCGAGCTGCGTGCCCTGCTCGATGTGCAGCTCCAGGAAGCCGCGGTAGCGGGCCGGATCGAGGCGCAGGCGCGGCCGCCCGGCGAGGCCGGCCCGCTCCAGCGCCGCCCGCAGGGGCGTGCCGTCGGTGCGGTTGCGGGCGCCGTCGATCTCGGCCTCGCTCACCTCGCCGAGCGCCGCGCGGCTGCCGAGGAAACCGACGTCGAAATGGCCCTCCTCGTCCGCGAAGGCGCAGACATCGACCGGGAGCCCCGCCCGGGCGAGGGCGAGCCCGGCCACGACGCCGAGCGCCCCGTCGAGCCAGCCGGCCTCGTTCTGGCTCTCGATGTGGCTGCCGACCAGGAGGTGCGGCCCCGGCCCGGGATGGCGGCCGAGCACGGTGCCGAGCCCGTCGATCGTGGCATCGAGGCCGCACTCGGTCAGCCGGTCGGCGAGCCAGCGCCGCGCCTCCATGTCCTCGGGCGAGTAGGTCGGGCGATGGACGCCGGTCTTGAACCGGCCGATGGCGCGCAGCGCGTGCAGGTCGCGCAGGAAAGCGTCGGTGTCGATGGCCTGCGGCATGGCGATTCCGTCTCCGTTCCGTCGTCCGGGGTCTTGGTCGCCCGGGGTCTTGGTCGCCCGGGGTCTTGGCACCGGGCGCGCTCGCATGCTTGATGCCTAACGCCGCGCCGGCCCCCTCCCAAGCGGGAGCACGCGCGGCCGGGGCGTGCGCCGGGGGCGCGGTGCCGACCCTCTCCGTGCCGGGCCGGCGCGTTGGTCGAGGGCGCGCCGCGTCGCGGGGCGCGCATCCGGTTTCGAGTGAGGAGGGTGGATCCGATGAGGGACTTCTCGCAGCCCGGGCGCTCGCCCGTCTACGCCGCCAACGCCGCGGTGGCGACCTCGCATCCGCTCTCGACGCTGGCGGCGATCGAGGTGCTGCGCGAGGGCGGCAACGCGGTCGACGCGGCGATCGCGGCGGTGGCGGTGCAGGGGGTGGTGGACCCGCTGATGACCGGGATCGGCGGCGACTGCTTCGCCCTCTACCTGCCGAAGGGCGCCGAGCGTCCGATCGCGCTCAACGGCTCGGGGCGCAGCCCCGCCGCGGCGGAGGATTCCTGGTACCTGGAACGCGGCCTCACCATCGAGCCGACCTCCCCGCATGCCGTGACGATTCCGGGCGCGGTCGCGGCCTGGGACTGGCTGGTGCAGCGTCACGGGACGCGCTCCCTCGGCGACCTCCTGCGGCCGGCGATTACCTGCGCGGAGGAGGGTTACCCGGTCCAGTCGCGGGTGGCCTGGGACTGGGCGCGCAACCGCGAGCGCGTCGCCGCCGATCCCGCTTCGGCCGCCGCCTACCTGATCGACGGCGCCGCCCCGGCGGCGGGGGCGATCATGCGGCATCCGGCGCTCGCCCGCACGCTCCGGCGCATCGCGGCGGAGGGGCCGCGCGGCTTCTACGAGGGGCCGGTGGCGGACGACATGGTGGCGACCCTGCGCGCGCGGGGCGGGCTCCACAGCCTCGACGACTTCGCCGGGACCGCGCCCGAGGAGGTCGTGCCGGTGACCACCCGTTACCGCGGCTACGACGTCTACGAATGTCCGCCGAGCGGGCAGGGCCTGGCCGTGCTGATGATGCTGAACGTGCTCTCGGGCTTCGAGGTCGGCGCGCTGCCGGACGTCGATCGGGTCCACCTCTTCGCCGAGGCCTGCAAGCAGGCCTATCACCACCGCGACGCACTCTTCGCCGATCCGGTGGCGGCGCGGGTGCCCGTCTCGCACCTGCTCTCGGAGGCGTGGCGGGCGAGCGCCCGCGGCGCGATCGACATGGCGCGGGCGCAGGCGCCGATCCTGTGGCCGGAGGTGGCCCACGCGGACACGGTCTACCTCTGCGTGGTGGACCGGGACGGCAACGCGATCTCGCTGATCAACTCGATCTTTCAGGGGTTCGGCAGCGGGATCCTGGCGCCGGAGAGCGGTGTGCTGCTGCACAATCGCGGCTTCTCGTTCCGGGTCGAGCCCGGGCACCCGAACACCATCGCTCCGCGCAAGCGCCCGCTCCACACCATCATCCCGGGGATGCTGATGCGCGAGGGCAGGGCGGTGGCGCCCTTCGGCGTGATGGGCGGCCACTACCAGGCAATGGGCCATGTCGAGCTGCTGACCGGCCTGATCGACCGCGGGCTCGACGTCCAGGAGGCGCTCGACGTGCCGCGCAGCTTCGCCTACGGGGGCGGGCTCGAACTGGAAGCGGGGTTCTCCGAGGCGAGTGCGGCGGCCCTCGCCGCGC
This window harbors:
- a CDS encoding gamma-glutamyltransferase family protein → MRDFSQPGRSPVYAANAAVATSHPLSTLAAIEVLREGGNAVDAAIAAVAVQGVVDPLMTGIGGDCFALYLPKGAERPIALNGSGRSPAAAEDSWYLERGLTIEPTSPHAVTIPGAVAAWDWLVQRHGTRSLGDLLRPAITCAEEGYPVQSRVAWDWARNRERVAADPASAAAYLIDGAAPAAGAIMRHPALARTLRRIAAEGPRGFYEGPVADDMVATLRARGGLHSLDDFAGTAPEEVVPVTTRYRGYDVYECPPSGQGLAVLMMLNVLSGFEVGALPDVDRVHLFAEACKQAYHHRDALFADPVAARVPVSHLLSEAWRASARGAIDMARAQAPILWPEVAHADTVYLCVVDRDGNAISLINSIFQGFGSGILAPESGVLLHNRGFSFRVEPGHPNTIAPRKRPLHTIIPGMLMREGRAVAPFGVMGGHYQAMGHVELLTGLIDRGLDVQEALDVPRSFAYGGGLELEAGFSEASAAALAARGHAITRVAVPLGGGQAIWIDHARGVLCAGSDPRKDGSALGY
- a CDS encoding thermonuclease family protein translates to MTSREKVQALIRAEIDRQRPVEVARRTLELLAESSVRAIDAAPGYRIVGRDGAPRMRRGEGAEVPLTLADLFDELRRQHPSLFLAGPAAPPPMAVAAPPPAEAAPVASPLPEMPRMPAAVSRDWIRLTPEEGEAGPAPSAPSAEPAPAPTPAPTPAPTPASGPASPRPAPFWRRGAARLGNWVAARARARAERRGAARLPAPAPPAPAGEGLKPAVARPTMQVRRRRGRGPLYAALGLLLAAGAGAWLYSGGDSAPSPPAGGAPSSNAARRTTTEAKIAANARREPGETGTLVPGEGAAPKPTSSLAGVAEVVDTATLRLGGRTLRLFGVETAKGAQPEDLATYLAGRPVACQASAGGASYLCSVDGHDLSEVVLYNGGGRATAEATSDLLEAERHARTEKLGIWRK
- a CDS encoding lipid kinase, encoding MAGPDRLRRALLVVNAKARNGQLDLGAVRAELRRGGIEAVTPPSPDRDCRDLIREASDAIDLVILGGGDGTLNAAAQALAERRLPFGILPLGTANDLARSLDLPLDPVEAARVIATVPSRAIDLGCVNGHYFFNVASVGFSADLAGALTADLKRRFGTLGYALAAFRLLRRARPFTVRIEHDGVTETVRTIQVSVGNGRHYGGGMTVEEHASVDDGLLNFYSLEVEHWWRLLLLLPALRRGTQGKAADVRAFQTTEVVLHTRKPRPVNTDGEITTRTPAHIRVVPGCVRIHAPPPVRRPRASLIP
- a CDS encoding Zn-dependent hydrolase, with product MPQAIDTDAFLRDLHALRAIGRFKTGVHRPTYSPEDMEARRWLADRLTECGLDATIDGLGTVLGRHPGPGPHLLVGSHIESQNEAGWLDGALGVVAGLALARAGLPVDVCAFADEEGHFDVGFLGSRAALGEVSEAEIDGARNRTDGTPLRAALERAGLAGRPRLRLDPARYRGFLELHIEQGTQLERAGLHLGIVTGIVAIWQYRIVVEGRQDHAGGTTMAERRDAGLTAVRLLAAIDAAFPRVCGEASTWTTGRIALDPGAPSIIPGRAEVLFQFRDVSTAVLERMEAELRALIRESNRRERCAVELVTVSRAVPAACDPGLMRALSEAAEEVCPGGWRTMPSGAGHDAQNMARAMPAAMLFVPSIGGISHHWAEDTAESDLVLGLRALDGAARRIMQGAP